The following proteins are encoded in a genomic region of Galbibacter sp. BG1:
- a CDS encoding SulP family inorganic anion transporter, translated as MFKYLKNDLPASIVVFFVALPLCLGIALASGAPLFSGLIAGIVGGIVVGAISGSQIGVSGPAAGLAVIVLAAIASLGFENFLVAVVIGGAIQILLGVLKAGIIGYYFPSSVIKGMLAGIGIIIFLKQIPHAFGYDSDYEGDLDFFQLDGGNTFSALGDMFSYISPGAVVVSVVSLGILLLWELVLVKKSNFFKIVPGPLVAVVFGVLFYLLIDPSSNFKIAQDHLVTVPVPDNASDFIGQFSFPNFAAITNLQVWITGVTIAIVASLETLLCVEATDKLDPEKRVTPTNRELFAQGTGNIVSGLIGGIPVTQVIVRSSANIQSGAKTKLSAIVHGFFLLSSVILIPTLLNKIPLAVLAAILLVVGYKLAKPALFRQMWRLGKSQFLPFIVTVLGVVFTDLLMGIGLGLAVGITVILIKNYQNSHFLHIEKKDDGSHLVKMTLAEEVSFLNKGAILKELNELPKDTLLELDVTKTIRLNYDILEILDDFAYRAKDKNIDIKLISDKGVVHNPKSFTAFFMEKRGSAA; from the coding sequence ATGTTTAAATACTTAAAAAATGATTTGCCTGCTAGTATAGTGGTGTTTTTTGTAGCACTTCCCCTCTGTTTAGGGATTGCACTTGCAAGTGGGGCACCCCTCTTTTCTGGTTTAATTGCCGGAATTGTGGGAGGTATTGTAGTAGGAGCCATTAGTGGATCGCAAATTGGAGTAAGTGGACCTGCAGCCGGATTGGCTGTAATTGTTTTGGCTGCCATCGCTTCCCTAGGTTTCGAAAACTTTTTGGTAGCTGTTGTTATTGGAGGTGCTATACAAATACTTTTAGGGGTATTAAAAGCCGGTATTATCGGTTATTATTTTCCATCATCTGTAATTAAGGGTATGTTGGCTGGTATTGGAATTATTATCTTTTTAAAACAGATTCCCCATGCTTTTGGTTATGACAGTGATTATGAAGGCGATCTCGATTTCTTTCAATTGGACGGAGGAAACACATTTTCTGCCTTAGGGGATATGTTTAGTTATATTTCCCCGGGAGCCGTTGTGGTATCTGTGGTATCCTTGGGGATTTTATTGCTGTGGGAACTCGTTTTGGTTAAAAAAAGCAATTTTTTCAAAATCGTTCCAGGGCCACTAGTGGCTGTTGTATTTGGTGTGTTGTTCTATCTTTTAATAGATCCGTCATCCAATTTTAAAATAGCTCAAGATCATTTGGTAACGGTTCCGGTTCCCGATAACGCATCTGATTTTATAGGGCAATTTTCCTTTCCTAATTTTGCGGCAATCACCAATCTTCAAGTGTGGATTACAGGGGTTACCATTGCTATAGTTGCAAGTTTAGAAACTCTTTTGTGTGTAGAAGCAACGGATAAGTTGGATCCAGAGAAAAGGGTAACGCCAACCAACAGAGAGCTTTTTGCCCAGGGAACAGGAAATATTGTTTCTGGTTTAATTGGGGGGATTCCCGTTACACAGGTAATCGTAAGGAGTTCTGCAAACATTCAGTCGGGTGCTAAAACCAAACTTTCTGCAATCGTTCATGGATTTTTCCTTTTATCTTCTGTAATTCTTATTCCTACTTTATTAAATAAAATTCCTTTGGCAGTATTGGCGGCAATTTTATTAGTAGTTGGTTACAAACTTGCAAAACCAGCTTTGTTCAGGCAAATGTGGCGTTTAGGTAAAAGTCAGTTTCTGCCTTTTATAGTCACTGTTTTAGGGGTTGTGTTTACCGACCTTTTAATGGGAATTGGTTTAGGATTAGCGGTTGGAATTACCGTAATTTTGATTAAAAATTATCAAAACTCACATTTTCTTCATATTGAAAAGAAAGATGATGGAAGCCATTTGGTAAAAATGACCTTAGCCGAGGAAGTTTCTTTTCTTAATAAAGGCGCTATTTTAAAAGAATTAAATGAATTGCCTAAAGACACTTTGTTAGAACTAGATGTAACTAAAACAATTCGTCTAAACTATGATATTTTAGAAATTTTAGACGATTTTGCATACCGGGCAAAAGATAAGAATATCGATATTAAGTTAATTTCCGATAAGGGTGTGGTTCATAATCCGAAGAGTTTTACCGCATTTTTTATGGAAAAAAGAGGAAGTGCAGCTTAG
- a CDS encoding carbonic anhydrase translates to MKLDKVFENNKKWIESKLELDSNYFEELGKGQSPELLYIGCSDSRVTAEDLMGLGPGDVFVHRNIANMVVGTDLNSMSVIDYAVNHLKVNHVVICGHYSCGGVKAAMQSADLGLLNPWLRNIRDVYRLHKKELNAMVDEDKRYERLVELNVQEQCVNLIKTATVQKAVRNRGLQVHGWVFDIHTGKLIDLEIDLDGILKNIMEIYHLD, encoded by the coding sequence ATGAAATTAGATAAGGTTTTTGAAAACAACAAAAAATGGATAGAATCCAAGTTGGAATTAGACTCGAACTACTTTGAAGAGCTGGGGAAAGGACAAAGCCCCGAGCTACTTTACATAGGATGTTCTGATAGTAGGGTTACTGCAGAAGACCTTATGGGCTTGGGGCCAGGAGATGTATTCGTACATAGAAACATTGCCAACATGGTGGTTGGGACAGATCTAAACTCAATGTCCGTTATAGATTATGCGGTGAACCACTTAAAAGTGAACCACGTGGTTATTTGTGGACATTATTCCTGTGGAGGTGTAAAAGCCGCTATGCAATCGGCCGATTTGGGACTTTTAAATCCGTGGTTGCGAAATATTCGTGATGTGTACCGTTTGCATAAAAAAGAACTCAACGCAATGGTAGATGAAGATAAGCGTTATGAACGTCTGGTTGAGCTTAACGTGCAAGAGCAGTGCGTTAACTTAATTAAAACCGCTACGGTTCAAAAAGCAGTGCGAAATAGAGGCTTGCAAGTTCACGGTTGGGTGTTCGATATCCATACAGGAAAATTAATAGATCTAGAAATCGATCTGGACGGGATCCTTAAGAACATTATGGAAATCTACCATTTAGATTAA
- a CDS encoding SDR family oxidoreductase, with protein MKKILLTGATGYIGKRLLIALLENDYYVICCTRDKIRFEMPVGVLSNNIEVIEVDFLEEETLSAIPKDIDAAYYLMHSMSKSGNYQERELICANNFKNHVSETNAEQVIYLTGMVNTDELSDHLESRLKVEKTLAEGTYNFTALRAAIIIGSGSASFEIIRDLVEKLPAMIAPRWVETKCQPIGIANVLDFLVATLFEEKTYNENFDIAGPDILSYKEMLLQYAEVRGLKRYIYTVPVMTPKLSSYWLYFVTSTNYNLAISLVDSMKVPVVARNKEINKITGIDPFPYKKALQRTFSKIEADEIISGWRDSFVSSRKDDNLAQFMEVPKHGCFVDKRKMKFDNREESINRIWSLGGNNGWYADGLWKIRGYMDQMVGGVGLKRGRTHKHLLHAGDAIDFWRVLYADREKGRLLLFAEMKLPGDAWLEFRMEQDLLIQKAIFRPKGIWGRLYWYAVFPFHGIVFNGMLKRLAVGK; from the coding sequence ATGAAAAAGATTCTACTTACCGGTGCGACAGGGTATATTGGAAAGCGACTGCTTATCGCCTTGTTGGAAAACGATTATTATGTAATTTGTTGTACTCGCGATAAAATCAGGTTTGAAATGCCCGTAGGTGTACTTTCCAACAATATTGAAGTTATAGAAGTCGATTTTTTGGAAGAAGAAACCCTTTCTGCAATTCCCAAAGATATCGATGCGGCCTACTATTTAATGCATTCCATGAGTAAATCTGGGAATTACCAAGAGCGTGAACTCATCTGTGCCAATAACTTTAAAAACCATGTTTCTGAAACGAATGCCGAACAAGTAATTTACTTAACGGGAATGGTAAATACCGATGAGCTTTCAGACCATTTGGAGTCCAGGCTAAAAGTAGAGAAAACGCTAGCAGAAGGAACGTATAATTTTACTGCATTGCGTGCTGCCATAATTATAGGCTCAGGAAGCGCTTCTTTCGAAATTATTAGGGATCTGGTTGAAAAATTACCAGCAATGATTGCTCCCCGCTGGGTAGAAACAAAGTGCCAACCAATTGGTATTGCAAACGTGCTGGACTTTCTGGTGGCCACACTTTTTGAAGAAAAAACGTACAATGAAAATTTCGATATCGCTGGTCCCGATATTTTAAGTTATAAAGAAATGCTATTGCAATACGCCGAGGTTCGAGGGTTGAAAAGATATATCTACACGGTGCCGGTAATGACCCCAAAATTATCTTCCTACTGGCTTTATTTCGTTACTTCCACCAATTACAATTTGGCCATTTCTTTAGTAGACAGCATGAAGGTTCCTGTGGTAGCCCGCAACAAGGAAATCAACAAAATTACAGGGATAGATCCATTTCCGTATAAAAAAGCACTTCAAAGGACATTCTCCAAAATAGAAGCAGATGAAATTATTTCTGGTTGGCGGGATAGTTTTGTAAGTAGTAGGAAAGATGACAATCTTGCCCAATTTATGGAAGTACCTAAACACGGCTGTTTTGTGGATAAAAGAAAAATGAAGTTCGACAATAGGGAAGAAAGTATTAATCGTATTTGGAGTCTGGGCGGAAATAACGGCTGGTATGCCGACGGACTTTGGAAAATTAGGGGGTATATGGATCAAATGGTTGGTGGAGTAGGCCTGAAGCGGGGAAGAACCCACAAGCACTTATTGCATGCCGGGGATGCGATAGATTTTTGGAGGGTCTTATACGCCGATAGGGAAAAAGGGCGTTTACTTCTTTTTGCAGAGATGAAGTTACCTGGAGATGCTTGGTTGGAGTTTAGGATGGAACAAGACCTGTTAATTCAAAAAGCTATTTTTAGGCCCAAAGGGATTTGGGGCCGCCTTTATTGGTATGCTGTTTTTCCTTTCCACGGAATTGTTTTTAACGGAATGCTAAAAAGACTTGCAGTGGGGAAGTAA
- a CDS encoding CvpA family protein has translation MNYIDIILGGLIIFGMVRGFMKGLFIEVASLLALVVGIYGAIHFSYFVGDFLTDKVDWEQKYINLTAFAITFILIILAVSLIGKLLTKIASLAALGLLNRIFGAVFGGLKVAIILGAILIFLDRGNEAFTFIDQKTLDASIIYKPVKDIGSFVFDWVLRETASTSIEPIEIKQDF, from the coding sequence ATGAACTATATTGACATTATTTTAGGCGGACTCATCATTTTTGGTATGGTTCGCGGCTTCATGAAAGGCTTATTTATAGAAGTAGCCTCTTTATTAGCCTTGGTTGTTGGTATCTACGGCGCTATTCATTTTTCTTACTTTGTAGGTGATTTTTTAACCGATAAAGTTGATTGGGAACAGAAATACATTAACCTTACGGCTTTTGCAATTACTTTTATATTAATTATTCTTGCGGTTTCCTTAATTGGAAAATTACTTACTAAAATTGCAAGCCTGGCGGCATTGGGGCTTTTAAATAGAATCTTTGGAGCTGTTTTTGGCGGACTCAAGGTTGCGATTATCCTAGGTGCCATTCTTATCTTTTTAGATCGAGGAAATGAAGCTTTTACATTTATAGACCAGAAAACCTTAGATGCTTCAATAATCTACAAACCCGTAAAAGACATAGGTTCTTTTGTATTCGATTGGGTGTTGCGGGAAACGGCATCAACTTCCATCGAGCCAATAGAAATAAAACAGGATTTTTAA